Proteins encoded together in one Paramagnetospirillum magnetotacticum MS-1 window:
- a CDS encoding HAD family hydrolase, producing the protein MSRPRAIIFDWDNTLVDSWVCIQESYNMTFRHFGMPEWSLDETRGQVAASMRDSFPAMFGERWPEARDVFTKSFSDIHLDYLNPLPGAGEMLAGLRGEGVVLAVVSNKRGGFLRKEAEIMGWAGHFVRLVGADDAEADKPAAAPVHLALAGTGIEAGPDVWFVGDSPIDTHCAVNSGCTPVVMRPDPPSEGEFVHPPVRFLSACMDLVHLVREL; encoded by the coding sequence TTGAGCCGTCCGCGGGCCATCATCTTCGACTGGGACAACACCCTGGTGGATTCCTGGGTCTGTATCCAGGAATCCTACAACATGACCTTTCGCCATTTCGGCATGCCGGAATGGAGTCTGGATGAGACGCGCGGACAGGTGGCGGCCTCCATGCGCGATTCCTTTCCCGCCATGTTCGGCGAGCGCTGGCCCGAGGCCCGCGACGTGTTCACCAAGAGTTTTTCCGATATCCATCTGGATTACCTGAACCCCTTGCCCGGCGCGGGCGAGATGTTGGCCGGGCTGCGTGGCGAAGGCGTGGTGCTGGCGGTGGTCAGCAACAAGCGTGGCGGATTCCTGCGCAAGGAAGCCGAGATCATGGGCTGGGCCGGTCACTTTGTCCGTCTGGTGGGGGCTGACGACGCCGAGGCCGACAAGCCGGCTGCCGCTCCCGTTCATCTCGCCTTGGCGGGAACGGGAATCGAAGCCGGGCCGGATGTGTGGTTCGTGGGCGATTCCCCCATCGACACCCATTGCGCCGTCAATTCGGGATGCACACCTGTGGTCATGCGGCCCGATCCTCCCAGCGAGGGAGAGTTCGTCCATCCGCCCGTGCGCTTTCTATCCGCCTGCATGGACCTCGTCCATCTTGTCCGAGAACTATAG
- a CDS encoding peptidase domain-containing ABC transporter, whose translation MTAVAATSLAPGYKPNQQAIEQYEQQLAQNALGGFSAASDLAACLLPLLKALGWKGDPRHVAESLPHFANDLDLTGLRNVMATLNYSSRPERLELEIIDPRLLPCLFLPDTSHALVVKKIDEDGEAEVFDSSQGLTIKADTRGIVGTAYFFTNLGGDAAAAKPASWFKSVLERFRPLYWQAFFVTFVLNVFSLGTPLFTMSVYDKVIGAESYSMLVSLSIGVTMALVADAILREVRARILAFVGARLDNIMGNNIFQHILALPPGFTERATIGAQVARIKDFESVREFFTGPLATVFMELPFAIFYFTVIALLGGVIALVPVIGTLLFLVGGWAVMPVVRKNVGLASRAGSRRQEFLVEALGKMRAVKLAAAEHTWVKRYRDMSARAAMGGFKNGMFAVAISTCSNILIISSGLATIMVGVLGVIDGALSIGGLIAAMMLVWRVLSPLQTGFTMLQRVEQVRGSIRQIDGLMGIKPERDPKAIVAPLKNIKGRVVFSRVSLRYNNESDPALVGVSFEVEPGEVVCVTGRNGSGKSTILKVLLGLYAPQAGAVKIDATDIRQIDPIEMRHMISYTPQQCNLFFGSVAQNLRLAHPTATDADIRWACDQADVWEEIMNLPRGLETRIGEGASDHLPTSFVQKLSLARGYLKRSPIMLFDEPVNGLDFEGDRTFMQSVENFRGQSTIFMVTHRPSHLRVADRILVFDGGYLRLAGPAEEVRAKIPPDLI comes from the coding sequence ATGACCGCCGTCGCCGCCACCAGCCTTGCCCCGGGTTACAAGCCCAATCAGCAGGCAATCGAGCAGTACGAACAGCAACTGGCGCAAAATGCTCTGGGCGGCTTTTCCGCAGCTTCGGATCTTGCCGCATGCCTCTTGCCGCTGCTGAAGGCGCTGGGCTGGAAGGGCGATCCTCGCCATGTGGCAGAATCCCTGCCTCACTTCGCCAATGATCTGGACCTGACCGGTCTGCGCAATGTCATGGCGACCCTGAACTATTCCAGTCGGCCCGAGCGCCTTGAACTGGAGATCATCGATCCCCGGTTGTTGCCCTGCCTGTTCCTGCCCGATACCAGTCATGCCCTGGTGGTCAAGAAGATCGACGAGGACGGCGAGGCCGAAGTTTTCGACAGCTCCCAGGGACTTACCATCAAAGCCGATACCCGCGGAATCGTGGGGACGGCCTATTTCTTTACCAATCTGGGTGGAGACGCGGCCGCCGCCAAGCCGGCCAGCTGGTTCAAGAGTGTTCTGGAGCGGTTCCGGCCGCTTTACTGGCAGGCTTTCTTCGTCACCTTCGTACTCAATGTCTTCTCGCTGGGCACGCCGCTGTTCACCATGTCGGTCTATGACAAGGTGATCGGCGCCGAATCCTATTCCATGCTGGTTTCGCTCTCCATCGGCGTGACCATGGCCCTGGTCGCCGACGCCATCCTGCGCGAGGTCCGTGCCCGCATCCTGGCCTTTGTCGGCGCGCGGCTCGACAACATCATGGGCAATAACATCTTCCAGCATATCCTGGCTCTGCCGCCCGGATTTACCGAGCGGGCGACTATCGGCGCCCAGGTGGCCCGCATCAAGGATTTCGAATCCGTGCGCGAGTTCTTCACCGGGCCGCTGGCCACGGTGTTCATGGAACTGCCCTTCGCCATCTTCTATTTCACCGTCATCGCCTTGTTGGGCGGAGTCATCGCCCTGGTGCCGGTGATCGGCACTTTGCTGTTCCTGGTGGGCGGCTGGGCCGTGATGCCCGTGGTGCGCAAGAATGTGGGACTTGCGTCGCGCGCCGGTTCCCGGCGTCAGGAATTCCTGGTGGAAGCACTGGGCAAGATGCGCGCCGTCAAACTGGCCGCCGCCGAACACACCTGGGTCAAGCGCTACCGCGACATGTCGGCCCGTGCCGCCATGGGTGGATTCAAGAACGGCATGTTCGCCGTCGCCATCAGCACCTGCTCTAATATCCTGATCATCTCGTCGGGGTTGGCCACCATCATGGTCGGCGTGCTGGGCGTCATCGACGGCGCCCTGTCCATCGGTGGCCTGATCGCCGCCATGATGCTGGTGTGGCGCGTCCTGTCGCCTTTGCAGACCGGCTTCACCATGTTGCAGCGGGTGGAGCAGGTGAGGGGGTCTATCCGGCAGATCGACGGCTTGATGGGCATCAAGCCCGAGCGCGACCCCAAGGCCATCGTGGCGCCGCTGAAGAATATCAAGGGGCGCGTGGTCTTCTCCCGCGTGTCGTTGCGCTATAACAACGAATCAGACCCGGCCCTGGTCGGCGTTTCTTTCGAAGTGGAGCCGGGCGAGGTGGTGTGCGTCACGGGCCGCAACGGTTCGGGAAAATCCACCATTCTCAAGGTTCTTCTCGGCCTTTATGCCCCCCAGGCTGGCGCCGTGAAGATCGATGCCACCGATATCCGCCAGATCGACCCGATCGAGATGCGGCATATGATTTCCTATACGCCTCAACAATGTAACCTGTTCTTCGGCTCCGTGGCGCAGAACCTGCGCCTGGCCCATCCCACGGCGACCGATGCCGATATCCGTTGGGCCTGTGATCAAGCTGATGTCTGGGAGGAGATCATGAACCTGCCGCGCGGTCTCGAGACCCGCATCGGCGAAGGCGCCTCCGATCATTTGCCCACCAGTTTCGTCCAGAAGCTGTCCCTGGCGCGCGGCTATCTCAAGCGCAGCCCGATCATGCTGTTCGACGAACCGGTCAATGGTCTCGATTTCGAAGGCGACCGCACATTCATGCAGTCCGTCGAGAATTTCCGTGGCCAATCCACTATCTTCATGGTTACCCATCGTCCTAGTCACCTGCGGGTCGCGGACCGCATTCTAGTGTTCGATGGAGGCTATCTGCGTCTTGCCGGTCCAGCCGAAGAGGTTCGGGCCAAAATACCGCCGGATCTGATCTGA
- the hfq gene encoding RNA chaperone Hfq, translated as MSAEKSQNVQDVFLNYIRKNKTPVTIFLVNGVKLQGIVTWFDNFSVLLRRDGHTQLVYKHAISTVMPSTPISLFEPPIKENGEE; from the coding sequence ATGTCCGCCGAAAAGTCGCAAAATGTGCAGGATGTGTTCCTCAACTACATCCGCAAGAACAAGACCCCCGTCACCATCTTCCTGGTCAACGGTGTGAAGCTTCAGGGTATCGTCACCTGGTTCGACAACTTCTCGGTGTTGTTGCGTCGTGACGGCCATACCCAGCTTGTCTACAAGCACGCCATCTCGACGGTGATGCCGTCCACCCCCATCTCTCTGTTCGAGCCTCCGATCAAGGAAAACGGCGAAGAATAG
- a CDS encoding peptidase domain-containing ABC transporter — protein sequence MNDSAAGATNGAEAPAFSIASLSTLKSSLFDLAMASLFLNILGLALPMALLQVYDRILPNKSVGTMVFLMGAVFASLLLESTLNFCRSWITGWVGAKFEHNAGCTALNHLVMSGVDEFEKDGSGAHLERMNSLATVREFYAGQAMLTLLDLPFAVLYLSLVAMMGGILVFVPITILVLFCLTAILLGGKLRGALQKRMIADDRRFNFIIEVLGGIHSVKAFAMEAQMVRRYERLQETCAEGAYQVALNSSTAMGVSSFFSQATTVCVAMFGALVVLNGEMTTGGLAACSMLAGRAMAPIQKALGVWTRFQSFMLARHRLSELFKLKPESAKNLPKMTSPKGALELKDCSFRYGEKLPVIIHDASINIREGECIAISGGNGSGKTTLLTLMQGAIKPTKGEVLVDGQPMTMFEPQSVRDHIAFLPQMGVLFQGTILQNITMFRKEFDDVAVETAALLGLDEVVATMALGYDTPVGDGAYDSLPRGIKQRIAIARALVNNPRVVLFDEANTAVDTTGDNFLRVWLERAKGKRTLVLVTPRPSLSKMADRVFDLKEGTLIPKAPREERPPMPEMPPGLLPQGGPA from the coding sequence ATGAATGATTCCGCAGCCGGGGCGACGAACGGAGCAGAGGCGCCAGCGTTTAGCATCGCCTCACTGTCGACGTTGAAGAGCAGTCTGTTCGACCTCGCCATGGCGTCGTTATTCCTCAATATCCTTGGCCTGGCGCTTCCCATGGCGCTTTTGCAGGTCTACGACCGTATCCTGCCCAATAAATCGGTGGGCACCATGGTGTTCCTGATGGGCGCCGTGTTTGCCTCCCTGCTGCTGGAATCCACCCTGAATTTCTGCCGTTCGTGGATCACCGGCTGGGTGGGCGCCAAATTCGAGCACAATGCGGGCTGTACGGCGCTGAACCATCTGGTGATGTCGGGTGTGGACGAGTTCGAGAAGGACGGGTCCGGCGCTCATCTGGAGCGCATGAACTCTCTGGCCACGGTGCGTGAATTCTATGCCGGTCAGGCCATGCTGACCCTGCTGGATCTGCCCTTCGCCGTTCTGTATCTCAGTCTGGTGGCCATGATGGGCGGCATCCTGGTCTTTGTTCCCATCACCATCCTGGTTCTGTTCTGCCTGACCGCCATCCTCCTGGGCGGCAAGCTGCGCGGCGCGCTGCAAAAGCGCATGATCGCCGATGACCGGCGCTTCAATTTCATCATCGAGGTGCTGGGCGGCATTCACAGCGTCAAGGCCTTCGCCATGGAGGCGCAGATGGTGCGCCGTTATGAGCGTCTGCAGGAGACCTGCGCCGAGGGCGCCTATCAGGTGGCGCTCAATTCCTCGACCGCCATGGGTGTCTCGTCCTTCTTCTCCCAGGCCACCACGGTCTGCGTCGCCATGTTCGGAGCCCTTGTGGTGCTGAACGGCGAGATGACCACCGGCGGTCTGGCGGCGTGTTCCATGCTGGCCGGTCGCGCCATGGCGCCCATTCAGAAGGCGTTGGGCGTCTGGACCCGGTTCCAGTCATTCATGCTGGCCCGCCACCGGCTGTCCGAGCTGTTCAAGTTGAAGCCCGAATCGGCCAAGAATCTGCCGAAGATGACCTCGCCCAAAGGGGCTTTGGAGTTGAAGGACTGCTCTTTCCGTTATGGCGAGAAGCTGCCCGTGATCATCCATGACGCCTCCATCAATATCCGGGAGGGCGAATGCATCGCCATTTCGGGCGGCAATGGCAGCGGCAAGACCACATTGCTGACCCTGATGCAGGGCGCCATCAAACCCACCAAGGGCGAGGTGCTGGTGGACGGCCAGCCCATGACCATGTTCGAGCCGCAAAGCGTGCGCGATCACATCGCGTTTCTGCCGCAGATGGGCGTGCTGTTCCAGGGGACAATCCTTCAAAACATCACCATGTTCCGCAAGGAATTCGACGATGTGGCGGTGGAGACGGCCGCTTTGCTGGGCCTGGACGAGGTGGTGGCGACCATGGCCTTGGGTTATGACACGCCGGTGGGCGATGGCGCCTATGATTCCCTGCCGCGCGGCATCAAGCAGCGCATCGCCATCGCGCGGGCCCTGGTCAACAATCCGCGCGTCGTGCTGTTCGACGAAGCCAATACGGCTGTGGACACGACCGGCGACAACTTTCTGCGCGTCTGGCTGGAGCGGGCCAAGGGCAAGCGCACCCTGGTCCTGGTCACACCTCGGCCTTCGCTTTCCAAGATGGCCGACCGGGTTTTCGATCTGAAGGAAGGCACTCTGATTCCCAAGGCTCCGCGCGAGGAGCGGCCGCCGATGCCTGAAATGCCTCCGGGCCTGTTGCCCCAGGGAGGCCCGGCATGA
- the trkA gene encoding Trk system potassium transporter TrkA gives MKVIVCGAGQVGFNIAHYLAGENNDVTIIDQRPELIRKVSDTLDVQVVLGFASHPAVLEQAGAGDADMIIAVTAADEVNMVACQVAHSLFNVPTKIARVRSQAYLAPIWANLFSREHLPIDVIISPEIEVARAIAKRLQVPGAIDVIPLVGDKVRLIGVRCTGQCPLINTPLRQLTVLFPDLAIVIIGIVRDGKAIVPTSEDQMQEGDEVYFVVDTEHVDRALTAFGREDQEARRIVIFGGGNIGLFLAQQLEEARPGTSIKVIESNKERAEFVAKAVGHTVVIHGDALDPEILEEASVGAAEAVVAVTNDDETNILSGLLAKRYGCRRTMALINKTTYNSLVAPLGIDVAVNPRAITVSNILQHVRRGRIHAVHSLHEGFGELIEADALETSSLVGKPLREVKLPAGVLLGAVVHDGKVVSPRGSTVIHPGDRVILFATADAVKKVEKMFSVRLEYF, from the coding sequence ATGAAGGTCATAGTCTGCGGCGCCGGTCAGGTCGGCTTCAACATCGCCCATTATCTGGCGGGCGAGAACAACGACGTCACCATCATCGATCAGCGCCCCGAACTGATCCGCAAGGTCAGCGATACCCTGGATGTCCAGGTGGTGCTGGGCTTCGCCTCCCATCCGGCGGTGCTGGAACAGGCGGGCGCCGGTGATGCAGACATGATCATCGCGGTGACCGCCGCAGACGAGGTCAACATGGTGGCCTGCCAGGTGGCCCATTCGCTGTTCAACGTGCCGACCAAGATCGCCCGCGTGCGCAGCCAGGCCTATCTGGCCCCCATCTGGGCCAATCTGTTCTCGCGCGAGCATCTGCCCATCGATGTCATCATCAGCCCCGAGATCGAGGTGGCCCGCGCCATCGCCAAGCGCCTTCAGGTGCCGGGCGCCATCGACGTGATTCCCCTTGTGGGCGACAAGGTCCGGCTGATCGGCGTGCGCTGCACCGGGCAATGCCCGCTGATCAACACGCCGCTGCGCCAGTTGACCGTGCTGTTTCCCGATCTGGCCATCGTCATCATCGGTATCGTGCGCGACGGCAAGGCCATCGTGCCGACCTCGGAAGACCAGATGCAGGAAGGCGACGAAGTCTATTTCGTCGTCGATACGGAGCATGTGGACCGGGCGTTGACCGCCTTCGGCCGGGAAGATCAGGAAGCGCGCCGCATCGTCATCTTCGGTGGCGGCAATATCGGCCTGTTCCTGGCCCAGCAGTTGGAAGAGGCCCGGCCCGGAACCTCTATCAAGGTCATCGAATCCAACAAGGAACGCGCCGAATTCGTGGCCAAGGCCGTGGGGCATACCGTGGTCATTCATGGCGACGCCCTGGACCCGGAAATTTTGGAAGAGGCCTCGGTGGGCGCCGCCGAGGCGGTGGTGGCCGTCACCAATGACGACGAGACCAACATCCTGTCGGGCCTGCTGGCCAAACGCTATGGCTGCCGCCGGACCATGGCGCTGATCAACAAGACCACCTACAACTCGTTGGTTGCGCCGCTGGGCATCGATGTGGCCGTCAATCCCCGCGCCATCACCGTTTCCAACATCCTCCAGCATGTGCGCCGGGGCCGCATCCACGCCGTCCACTCCCTGCACGAGGGATTCGGCGAATTGATCGAGGCCGATGCCCTGGAAACCTCGTCCCTGGTGGGCAAGCCGCTACGAGAGGTCAAACTGCCCGCGGGCGTTCTGCTGGGCGCGGTGGTCCATGACGGCAAGGTGGTGAGCCCCAGGGGCAGCACGGTCATTCACCCCGGCGACCGCGTCATCTTGTTCGCCACCGCCGATGCGGTGAAAAAAGTCGAAAAGATGTTCTCGGTCCGTCTGGAATATTTCTGA
- a CDS encoding inositol monophosphatase family protein, which yields MNFEKVASIIREASAEEIVPRFKHLSAGQIREKRPGELVTEADTEAERVMTGRLRDLLPGSAVVGEEAVAADPALLKLLEGQGSVWIIDPVDGTANFAKGNARFAVIVALVRDGVTVAGWIFDPLGERMITAELGGGAWSGSQRLTVLPVAPLAELTGSVKRSGRLSALVAKTGRKGSAAHDYLDLVTGQLHFAHYNRLMPWDHAAGVLIHAEAGGYAALTDGRPYRPRAEEGCLLLAPSPGTWTSLRAVID from the coding sequence ATGAATTTCGAGAAAGTGGCCTCCATCATCCGCGAAGCCTCGGCCGAGGAGATCGTGCCGCGCTTCAAGCATCTTTCGGCCGGGCAGATCCGGGAAAAACGGCCGGGCGAACTGGTCACCGAGGCCGATACGGAAGCGGAACGGGTCATGACGGGCCGGCTGCGCGATCTGTTGCCGGGCTCGGCCGTGGTGGGCGAGGAGGCGGTGGCCGCCGATCCCGCCCTTCTCAAGCTGCTGGAGGGCCAAGGTTCCGTCTGGATCATCGATCCGGTGGACGGCACCGCCAATTTCGCCAAGGGCAATGCCCGTTTCGCCGTGATCGTCGCCCTGGTGAGGGACGGCGTGACGGTGGCGGGGTGGATCTTCGATCCTCTGGGCGAACGCATGATCACGGCTGAACTTGGCGGCGGCGCCTGGTCAGGGTCCCAGCGACTTACGGTCCTGCCGGTGGCGCCGCTGGCGGAGCTGACCGGTTCGGTCAAGCGATCTGGCCGCCTGTCGGCCCTGGTGGCCAAGACGGGCCGCAAGGGCAGTGCCGCCCATGATTACCTGGACCTGGTGACGGGCCAGCTTCACTTCGCCCATTACAACCGCCTGATGCCTTGGGATCATGCCGCCGGAGTGCTGATCCACGCCGAAGCGGGTGGCTATGCCGCTCTGACCGATGGCCGCCCCTACCGCCCGAGGGCGGAGGAGGGGTGTCTGCTCCTGGCCCCATCACCGGGCACCTGGACATCGCTTCGGGCGGTGATTGATTAG
- the ntrX gene encoding nitrogen assimilation response regulator NtrX gives MAHDILIVDDEADIRALIAGILEDEGHHTREAANSDEALEGIRARRPNLVIQDIWLQGSRLDGLEVLDAIKRDHPEVPVVMISGHGNIETAVQAIKQGAYDFIEKPFKADRLLLVVERAVEAARLRRENEELKLRSGSAGDLVGAALGIQQVRQAVEKVAPTNSRVLITGPAGSGKEVVARQIHARSRRADGPFVVLNCAAMHPDRMEMELFGTEHGLDGPDSPRKIGTFEQAHGGTLLLDEVADMPLETQGKIVRVLQDQMFERVGGGKRVEVDVRVIASTNRDLQSEMTAGHFREDLYYRLNVVPVKMPALRDRREDIPALARYFMTLAAAAAGAQPRIVGEDAMAALQAYDWPGNVRQLRNVMDWLLIMAPGDAREPIRADMLPGEIGAITPAVLRWEKSSEIMTLPLREARELFEREYLLAQVNRFAGNISRTSAFVGMERSALHRKLKLLGVNTDEKK, from the coding sequence ATGGCCCATGACATCCTGATCGTCGACGACGAGGCCGATATCCGGGCCTTGATTGCCGGAATCCTTGAAGACGAGGGACACCACACCCGCGAGGCCGCCAATTCGGACGAGGCCCTGGAGGGCATCCGTGCCCGTCGGCCCAATCTGGTCATCCAGGACATCTGGCTGCAAGGTTCGCGCCTGGACGGTCTGGAGGTTCTCGACGCCATCAAGCGCGATCATCCGGAAGTGCCGGTTGTGATGATTTCCGGCCACGGCAATATCGAGACCGCCGTTCAAGCCATCAAGCAGGGCGCCTACGACTTCATCGAGAAGCCGTTCAAGGCCGACCGTCTGCTTCTGGTGGTGGAGCGTGCCGTCGAGGCGGCCCGGTTGCGGCGCGAGAACGAGGAACTGAAATTGCGCTCCGGCTCGGCGGGCGATCTGGTCGGCGCCGCGCTGGGCATCCAGCAGGTCCGCCAGGCGGTGGAAAAGGTGGCGCCCACCAATTCCCGCGTGCTGATCACCGGCCCTGCGGGATCGGGTAAGGAAGTGGTGGCGCGCCAGATTCACGCCCGTTCACGCCGCGCCGACGGCCCCTTCGTGGTTCTCAACTGCGCCGCCATGCATCCCGACCGCATGGAGATGGAGCTGTTCGGCACGGAACACGGCCTGGACGGCCCCGACAGCCCCCGCAAGATCGGCACGTTCGAACAGGCCCATGGCGGCACTCTGCTGCTGGACGAGGTGGCCGACATGCCGCTGGAAACCCAGGGCAAGATCGTCCGGGTCCTGCAAGACCAGATGTTCGAGCGGGTGGGCGGTGGTAAACGGGTCGAGGTGGATGTGCGCGTCATCGCGTCAACCAACCGCGATCTGCAAAGCGAGATGACCGCCGGTCATTTCCGCGAGGACCTGTATTACCGCCTCAACGTGGTGCCGGTGAAGATGCCCGCTCTTCGCGACCGGCGTGAGGATATCCCGGCCCTGGCCCGGTACTTCATGACCCTGGCCGCGGCGGCCGCGGGAGCCCAGCCCCGCATCGTGGGCGAGGACGCCATGGCGGCGCTGCAGGCCTATGATTGGCCGGGCAATGTGCGCCAGCTCAGAAACGTCATGGATTGGCTGCTGATCATGGCGCCCGGCGATGCGCGTGAGCCCATCCGCGCCGATATGCTGCCCGGCGAGATCGGCGCCATCACGCCTGCCGTCTTGCGCTGGGAGAAGTCCAGCGAGATCATGACCCTGCCGCTGCGCGAGGCGAGGGAACTGTTCGAGCGGGAATACCTGCTGGCCCAGGTCAATCGTTTCGCTGGCAACATATCGCGCACCTCGGCCTTCGTGGGCATGGAGCGTTCGGCCCTTCACCGCAAGCTCAAGCTGCTTGGCGTCAACACGGACGAAAAGAAATGA
- the hflX gene encoding GTPase HflX: MGESGSTKTAPSRAMVVHPAVKGGEGNRLPEARLAEAVGLAGAIDLDIVAAEAVNVAKLRPATLMGKGAVERLAELVEERDVALAVVDCHLSPVQQRNLEKAWGCKVIDRTGLILEIFGARARTREGTLQVELAALSYQRSRLVRSWTHLERQRGGFGFLGGPGETQIEADRRMIGERIVKLERELEDVKRTRDLHRKARRKVPYPIVALVGYTNAGKSTLFNQLTRAEVLAKDMLFATLDPTMRTLVLPSGRKIILSDTVGFISDLPHELVAAFRATLEEVLEADIVVHVRDISHPDTEAQSADVDTVLKELGLAEVVDRGLVEALNKIDLLDEERRHEVLNQARRRDGVMALSAITGQGVDELLAELDRRLGHARETIDVALPLGDGASIAWLYSHGEVVARRDDEAQAFMRVKLDPADVKRFHQRKAEGRGH, encoded by the coding sequence GTGGGAGAGTCCGGGTCCACGAAAACGGCGCCCAGCCGCGCCATGGTCGTCCACCCCGCCGTCAAGGGCGGGGAGGGCAACCGTTTGCCCGAAGCCCGTCTGGCCGAGGCCGTAGGGCTGGCCGGTGCCATTGATCTCGATATCGTCGCCGCCGAGGCGGTGAATGTGGCCAAACTGCGCCCCGCCACCCTGATGGGCAAGGGCGCGGTGGAACGCCTTGCCGAATTGGTCGAGGAGCGTGATGTCGCCCTGGCCGTGGTGGATTGCCATCTGTCGCCGGTGCAGCAGCGCAATCTTGAAAAGGCCTGGGGTTGCAAGGTCATCGACCGCACCGGCCTGATTCTCGAGATTTTCGGCGCCCGCGCCCGCACTCGCGAGGGCACGTTGCAGGTGGAACTTGCGGCGCTGTCTTATCAGCGGTCTCGTCTGGTGCGGTCCTGGACCCATCTGGAGCGCCAACGGGGCGGCTTTGGCTTTCTGGGCGGTCCTGGCGAGACTCAGATCGAGGCCGACCGCCGTATGATCGGCGAGCGCATCGTCAAGCTGGAACGCGAGTTGGAGGACGTGAAGCGCACCCGCGATCTGCACCGCAAGGCGCGGCGCAAGGTGCCTTATCCCATCGTCGCCCTGGTGGGCTATACCAATGCCGGTAAATCCACGTTGTTCAATCAGTTGACCCGCGCCGAGGTCCTGGCCAAGGACATGCTATTCGCTACCCTGGACCCCACCATGCGCACCCTGGTTCTGCCATCGGGTCGCAAGATCATCTTGTCAGACACGGTGGGCTTTATCTCCGATTTGCCCCATGAACTGGTCGCCGCCTTCCGCGCCACCCTGGAGGAGGTGCTGGAGGCCGATATCGTGGTCCATGTGCGCGACATCTCCCATCCCGATACCGAAGCCCAATCCGCCGATGTGGATACGGTGCTGAAGGAACTGGGGCTGGCCGAGGTGGTGGATCGCGGTCTGGTGGAGGCGCTCAACAAGATCGACCTGCTGGACGAGGAAAGGCGCCACGAAGTCCTTAATCAGGCGCGGCGGCGCGACGGCGTCATGGCGCTGTCGGCTATCACCGGCCAGGGCGTCGATGAATTGCTGGCCGAACTGGACCGGCGCCTGGGCCATGCCCGCGAGACCATCGATGTGGCCTTGCCCTTGGGCGACGGCGCTTCCATCGCCTGGCTCTACAGCCACGGCGAGGTGGTGGCCCGGCGCGATGACGAGGCCCAGGCCTTCATGCGGGTCAAGCTTGACCCGGCCGACGTCAAACGCTTTCATCAGCGCAAGGCCGAGGGCAGGGGGCACTGA
- the argE gene encoding acetylornithine deacetylase, which yields MPLPASIETIAKLIAIDTTSYKTNLQLIDLAEEILTALGANIRRTWDESRNKANIFATIGPNDVPGIVLSGHTDVVPVDGQDWTTDPFRLTPMDGKLFGRGTADMKSFIAICLTLAPEFAAAPLRMPVHFAFSYDEEVGCVGVRRLIDDLAHLAVRPALCIVGEPTDMKAVIGHKGKKSVRCHVEGHECHSALNHQGVNAVEIAAEMVTRLRAMQRRIKEQGPFDHGYQPPYTTVHTGTMQGGTALNIVPKSCSFEFEIRNLPDHDPEDLMAEVRGWAQDLVPEMLAVSEASGITLDEHNSTPGLGLDEMDAVVQLVCALSGSNQTSKVAFTTEAGLFQQAGIPAVVIGPGSITQAHRPDEFIAIEQVAKCEDFLRRLLAHMC from the coding sequence ATGCCCTTGCCGGCCAGCATCGAAACGATCGCGAAATTGATCGCCATCGACACTACAAGTTACAAGACTAATTTACAGTTAATCGACCTGGCGGAAGAAATCCTTACCGCTCTCGGGGCTAATATCCGCAGAACCTGGGACGAGTCCAGAAACAAGGCCAATATCTTCGCCACAATTGGTCCCAATGATGTCCCTGGTATAGTGCTTTCCGGCCATACCGACGTCGTACCGGTGGATGGTCAGGACTGGACCACAGACCCCTTCCGCTTGACCCCCATGGACGGCAAGCTGTTCGGTCGCGGCACTGCCGACATGAAGAGTTTCATTGCAATCTGCCTGACGCTTGCCCCCGAATTCGCCGCCGCGCCGCTGCGGATGCCGGTGCATTTCGCTTTCTCCTATGACGAGGAGGTGGGATGCGTCGGAGTTCGCAGGCTGATTGACGACCTAGCCCATCTGGCAGTGCGTCCCGCCCTTTGCATCGTGGGCGAACCCACGGATATGAAAGCGGTGATCGGCCACAAGGGCAAGAAAAGCGTGCGCTGCCATGTGGAGGGCCACGAATGCCACTCGGCGCTGAACCATCAAGGCGTCAATGCCGTGGAGATCGCCGCCGAAATGGTCACCCGGCTGCGCGCCATGCAGCGCCGCATCAAAGAACAGGGACCTTTCGATCACGGCTACCAGCCGCCCTATACCACGGTCCATACCGGCACCATGCAGGGCGGCACGGCTTTGAACATCGTTCCGAAATCCTGCTCTTTCGAATTCGAGATCCGAAATCTGCCCGACCACGACCCCGAGGACCTGATGGCCGAAGTGCGGGGCTGGGCCCAGGATCTGGTGCCGGAAATGCTGGCGGTCAGCGAGGCCAGCGGCATCACGCTGGACGAGCACAACTCCACGCCGGGCTTAGGTCTTGACGAGATGGACGCGGTGGTTCAACTGGTTTGCGCACTATCGGGCAGCAACCAGACCAGCAAGGTGGCATTCACCACCGAGGCCGGACTGTTTCAGCAAGCGGGCATTCCTGCGGTGGTGATCGGCCCCGGCAGCATCACCCAGGCCCATCGGCCCGACGAATTCATCGCCATCGAGCAGGTCGCCAAATGCGAGGACTTTCTGCGGCGCCTGCTGGCCCATATGTGCTGA